From Aegilops tauschii subsp. strangulata cultivar AL8/78 chromosome 5, Aet v6.0, whole genome shotgun sequence:
AAGGAAGTTTACAGGTATGATTGTATTCTTTTCAAGATTACTACTGCACACTCAGATTCATTCCCTTTCCTTTTTTTGACAAAACACAACATCACTGCATTTACATTCAGAACAGGAAATAAAGTTCAGAGAAACATCTACCGAGCTAGACATGAGAGAAATAAAACAGCAAGATTAAATCATCCGGACATCCTTCAGATGAACTAGGCGCACGGTTAAATATTTATATGCACATAATGTTCTTGCTCGATAATAGCAGATAACTTTAGTTTCATAGGCAAAAGCAATGAAAAAAGTAGCGCCCTATAACAAAGTACCACCGGTCTTAAAGTACGCCATTAGAGTGCTATATTGCACTATAGGATGCTATTAGCGAGACACTGCATACATTGGTTTATTTAGCGAGACATTTCTTACCACACTATGGTCTTCTATCAGCGGCGCTATAACGCGCTATTTTTTCAGTGGGTAAAAGTATCCAAATTGCCGACGATTGATTTGATAAATTATTTATGCATATGATCACAATGTTTCACTATTAGTTGTTTTGAAGATACCAAGAAAGGTTGATTTTTAATAACTTGATTCATACTACCCTTTTTCTGTTAGAGCTATTGCCACATGTCAACAAGATCGTATGTAAGAAGAAATTCCAGTTTTTTTTGCAGAAGTTCCTCTTAGAGTTATCCTTCGAGATAACAAAGAATTATTTCTAAGTAGTTATCTTTCATATTCAACTAATAAGAGCTACTTCAAATATTCTTATATTGAAAAAAAAATCCTCAAAATATTTCATGGATACATACATGTTATGCTGATAGATCAGGAAAAGCCAATTGTGTCATTGTAAACTTAAGATTTTGCCCTTACCTTAAATTATCAAAATTAGTTTCAGATTTACATAATGGTCTGTTGATGGTACTGCATGTACTATATTTACAATACATGTAAAGCATCAGAGTATATCCAGATCCAGTATGGATCTATTAATTTTTGTGTCCACGAGATATCTCAAGCTTTATGTGTAATTATTTAGGCATTATGGTCTTACTTTATGTGCAATTCTTTTCAAATTTCGGTACAGCAATTCATCTCAAGCTTTTATGTCAAGCATTTATTTACATAAGCAATAAAATGCTGCGATAAATGCGCATACTTCTAAATACGTGATCTGATATACATGTTTTATAGAGATGAATAAATGCTTGCATACATGTTTAATTTACATAAATGTGCATATAGCGTATATCTAATTAAGCAAAGAGTACTGAAATATAGGTGTACCAGTTGGTGAGACATACATACGAATTTACATTTTTAGTGTTCATTTTATGTTCCTTAATTGCTAGCCCGTGCAGGTGCACGGGTTGACTGGCCTAATCCGGCCAGGAATTAGAACGAAAAGGCCCACCACCCGCACCTATTAACTCttggactcgcctccgcatgcgacccCGCGGCGAGCCACGTCATCATTgccgttcctgtctcggcctcacCTGGGTCCCAGCATCTCTCTGCCGCTTGCCGCGCTGCCCCTGTCTCGGCCTCGGTGCTGCGCCTtgcctcctccttcctttcccgcAAAAATCGACCGCTCCAATGCAAATTCAGTTAACTTACATAGAACTATTGCGATAAATATTACATGGCCTCAGCTTCGATTTGCCGACGACTGAACATGCATGTCACCGGCCTACCTCGTCTCTGTTCTATACTCGGCTGTCAGTCTCAGAGATGCAATCCATGAGATAAAAACAGCGACGGAGATTTTTGCAATCAACAATCGGAGCATCTTGAGCTTGCCGATTCCGCATTTGCCACTGCCTTTAGCCTTAAGTAACTCCATTTCCTTGGACTGTTCCATGGATGCTCGCCGCTTTTTCTCGCCTCCGACAGCTCCTCCTCACCTGCTCCCACGcagacggcgacgacgacgaagacgacaaCGGCGACGACtacacgttgcttagcttcaaccTAAGCAGATCACCGCACGAATCATTGGCATTATATATATGCGTCCAGGTCGAGCTACAGCCTTCCATCGGGACAAGACCGCCCTAGACACAACATCAAGTTGACGTCCAGTTGCAGCAAGCAACGGCGGCGATGATGGTGGAGAGGTGGGCGGGGTTCGGGTCGGCGATGGCGACCGTCATCTTCCTCTGGTCCGTTGTGCAGAACTACGTCCCTCCCACCTTCCGCCTCTACCTCACCGCCTGGGCCGCCAAGGTCGCCGCCTGCTTCAACCCCTACCTGCAGATCACCATCTCCGAGTACGGCGCCGAGCGCTTCCAGCGCAGCGACTTCTTCCTCGCCATCGAGGCCTACCTcagcgacgcctgcgcccgccgcgcACGCAAGCTCAAGGCCGAGCTCGTCAAGGACAGCAAGAACCTCCGGGTCACCGTCGACGACCACGAGGAGGTCACCGACGACTTCTCCGGCACAACCATCTGGTGGTACGCCTCCAAGCGGCAGTCCAAGGCCCAAGTCATCACCTTCTACCCCGGCGAGGACGAGCGGCGCTTCTACAAGGTTGTCTTCCATAGGCGCCACCGCGACCTCGTCGTGGACTCCTACCTGCCCTTCGTGCTCGGCGAGGGCCGCGCCGTCACCGTCAAGAACCGCCAGCGCCGTCTCTTCACCAACAACGCCAGCCGCAACTGGAACCCCTACCGCAGCAAGAGCGTCTGGAGCCACGTCCCCTTCGAACACCCCGCCACCTTCGACACGCTTGCCATGCACCCCGATGAGAAGGAGGCCATCGTTGACGACCTCATGGCGTTCCAGGAGAGCAAGGACTACTATGCCAAGGTCGGCAAGGCGTGGAAGCGCGGGTACCTCCTTTATGGACCGCCCGGCACCGGCAAGTCCACCATGATCGCCGCCATGGCCAACTTCCTTGACTACGACGTCTACGATCTCGAGCTCACAGCTGTCAAGAACAACACCGAGCTGCGGAAGCTCTTCATCGAGACCACGGGCAAGTCCATCATCGTCATAGAGGACATCGACTGCTCCATCGACCTCACCGGAAAACGCCGCAAGGACAAGAAGGCCTCTAGTGACAAGGACTCCGACGATGATGACAAACCCAAGCTACCGATGGATCCAGAGAAGGACGACGCCACCAAGGTGACGCTCTCGGGCCTCCTCAACTTCATTGATGGACTTTGGTCTGCTTGCGGGGGTGAGCGGATCATCATCTTCACTACCAACCACAAGGACAAGCTCGATCCGGCGCTGATCCGTCGAGGAAGGATGGACAAGCACATCGAGATGTCATACTGCCGCTTCGAGGGCTTCAAGGTGCTCGCCAAGAACTACTTAGATGTCATCGAGCATGAGCTGTTTGAGGAAATTCAGCGGCTGCTCAAGGAGACCGACATGTCGCCCGCCGACGTTGCAGAGAACCTGATGCCAATGtcgaagaagaaaaagagggaCCCTGATTTGTGTTTGTCGGGCCTCGTCAAGGCACTCAAGCAGGCCAAGGAAGacgcggcagcagcagcggcggccaaggcgaaggaggaagaagaggcCAAGGAGGCTGAAGCAAAGAAAGACAAGGAGAAAGAGGAGGCGGGGTTGAAGAAAGCCAATGAGGAAAACAAAGGGAAGGACAAAGCACCGGAGGAAGCCAATGGAGACATCAAGGAAGGTGACAAGTGAAGTGACATCAAGAAAGGAAGCAAAGGAAAAAAGAATTAGCTTGTTCACTAGTGCCCCCTTCTACAAAAGATAAATGCATCTTTGAAATGAAAACCTCTAAACTGAAATATTATGTGTAGCATCTCTCATTTGTAATATATATGTGCCCCCTTACCTATATACTCCCTCCTTGTAGATATTTGTTTTATCTCTAATTTGTAGTACTATTTATGGTAAAACTATAGAAAATGCTAACAAGACCCATTCGGTTTGCCTACACCAAAATGCTAAGAAGTTTTCTACAGGGAATTAAACCTAAACATGGCATAAGAAGCTTCCCTACCATTTCATCAACACAATATCGTCACTACGCATGACAGTGAAAGAATATCGTCACAATCGGAACTTACCTAGTAATTAATTGATTAAGCAACCCAAATCTGAATTAATTGATTAAGCGACCCAAATCTGAATTTGCCCTTCTACCTAGTAATTAATTGATCAAGCAACCAAGTTCTGCATCTTTTCCATGCGTGCATGAACTTTCCCAGCTACTCTTCACCTGCTCCGACGACAACAACGACCAGCGGTCGCACTGAAGTCAACTTAAGTAAATCACCACACAAAACAGTAAATCACCACACAAAACTCCAGCATTATATATAAACACACACGAACAAAGATCTCCAGCATTACATCAAGAAGAAGAGAGCTAGCCGGGCATGGCAGCAATGGTGGAGAAGTGGGCAGGGTTGGGTTCGGCCATGGCGAGCATCATCTTCCTGTGGTCCATGGTGCAGAACCACGTCCCGGTTACCCTCCGCCTCTACCTCACCGCCTGGGCCGCCAAGCTCGCCGCCTGCTTCAGCCCCTACCTCCAGATCACCATCTTGGAGAACAGCGCCGAGCGCTTTCAGCAAAGCGAGTTCTTCTACGCCGTCGAGGCCTACCTCAGCGACGCGTGCTCCCGCCGCGCCAGCAGGCTCAAGGCCGAGCTCGGGAGCGACAGCAGCAACCTCCAGGTCTCTGTGGACGACCATGAGGAGGTCACCGATGAGTTCTCTGGTGTGACGCTCTGGTGGTACGCTTCCAAGAAGCATTCCAAGGGGAATGTCATCAGCTTCTACCCTGGCGAGGATGAGAGACGCTTCTACAAGGTCGTCTTCCACAGAAGCCACCGTGACCTCATCGTCGACTCCTACCTGCCCTTTGTCCTCGCCGAGGGACGCGCCGTCATCGTCAAGAACCGCCAGCGCCGCCTCTTCACCAACTGTGGCGGTAGACGGAGGCGCTACCTTCGCAATAGCGTTTGGGACCATGTTAAGTTTGAACACCCGGCCACGTTCGACACGCTCGCCATGGACACCGACCAGAAGGAGGCCATCATGGACGACCTCATCGCGTTCAAGGATGGCAAGGAGTACTACACAAAGGTTGGCAAGCCATGGAAGCGGGGGTACCTATTGTACGGCCCGCCCGGCACCGGCAAGTCCACCATGATTGCCGCCATGGCCAATTTCCTTGATTACGACGTCTACGACCTCGAGCTTACGTCGGTCAAGAACAATACCGAGTTGCGAAAGCTCTTCATCGAGATGACAAGCAAGTCCATCATCGTCATCGAGGACATCGATTGCTCCATCGACCTCACTGGTAAGCGCCGCAAGGACAAGAAGGCCTCTAGTAACAAGGACTCTGACAATGAATATGAACCCGACCCGACGGAGCCGCGGAAGGACGATGAAAGCAAGGTGACGCTCTCAGGCCTACTCAACTTCATCGACGGGCTATGGTCAGCAAGCGGCGGTGAGCGGATCTTCATCTTCACCACCAACCATAAGGAGAAGCTGGACCCGGCGCTAATTCGGCGGGGTAGGATGGACAAACACATCGAGATGTCCTACTGCCGCTTTGAGGGCTTCAAGGTGCTCGCCAAGAACTACCTAGATATCGTCGAGCATGTGTTGTTTGGCGAGATCCGGCAGCTGCTCGAAGAGACCGACATGTCACCGGCCGACGTGGCAGAGAACCTGATGCCCATgtcaaagaagaaaaagaaggaccCGAACATGTGCTTGGCAGGCCTCATCGCGGCGCTCAAACAAGCCAAGAAAGACGCGGTCACGACTGCAGCAGTGGCAAAGGcgaaggaggaagaggaggcagaaGCAAAGAAAGCCAAGGAGAAAGAGGAACCGAAGGAAGATAAATGAAAGGACAAACATGACAGGAAGCCAGGTAGCCAACCAAGACATCAAACAAGACAACccaacgctcttatatttctttacagagggagtatgtaTCACTCAGCTTATTTTCGGATAAATATGTGTCACTCAACtgaaataaaaaaatattggttTCTTTTTCATTTGCTTATTAACACAGGAAGCGACCATTGTATTGTTACTATATAAAGAGAGTGCTACAATACCAAATGCTAACATGATATTGCTGCAAGAACACAAGGGAAACTGAGAGTCGTTTGCATATATACATTTCCTCATTTATCTACAAAAGAGAGCAGTCGGGCGTATATAACCCGCCTATAAAACTTCCTTGTTCTGATAAACAATACAAAAGCAACAGCAGACCCAAAGACGCAGACACATGCCATGATCATGAAGGAGAGCGCAAAGCAGTGCTTACCAGCGCAGGCAAGCTCACCTTGCGGTGACTCCTTGTCATAGATAAACCCGACCACGCGCACCGAGAGGATGTAAGAGCCAACAGGGCTTGCGACGGCCACCGTGTTGAAGATGGTGCCGAAATGGTTTAGCCCGAAGATCTCTGACGTTATGCTCGGCATCAAAGCCCACTGAGACCCATAGCACAGGCCGACGAGGACCGAGCCGATGTAGAGGGACGCGTGGAAACCGGAGGAGATGATGGCATGGCCTACACCCATGACCAGAAGTGTTGCTGCTATGAAGAAAGGCCTGCTCACTCCTCGCGACCTGAGGAAGTGATCAGAGACGTAGCCTGCGCCGAACCTCCCTGAGAAGTTCCAAATGCTCCATAGCGACACCAGAGTGCTGGTCTCCCTGCTCGTGTAGCCAAGGGAGCCCCCGATCTGACTGATGTTGTTCACGGTGGCCAGCCCCGACCCCATTCCGCAGGCCATCGCGAGGAAGAGCAGCCAGAAGTCGAGTTTGCACATGGCCTGCACCACGTTCAGGTTCTCTGCTTTTTCCGACAACATGTCCTGACTATTAGATCCCGCAAGCGGTGTGCTAGAGCTGGCGTTCTCCGAATCCTGCTGCGCAGTCTCCTCATGAAGAAGTAAACCAGTTTGTTCTTCCGACGTTGGTTCTTCTCGCTGCTTCGATTCCGACCTCTGAGcccatacaacaatagctactgGAGACATGATCAGCAGCAGGAGTATCGCGAAGCAAACGCTCTGCCCGGCTGAACTTATCACGAATACTTGGTCGCAGATTATGACAACCATCAGGAACCCAGCAACAGTAACGGCCATGAGAGAGAAAGCATCAAGGAACTTCTTGTTGTACCGCTGATGAGCGCTGTGGACGTCGACAAAGTACATGAGCAGCAATGCGATGGCTGTGGGTAGTATTGCCAGCATAAGTATGAAACTGCCGGGATCAATACGGAGAGTGCGCTGTACTTGGACCAGTATCGCGCCACTCAAGCCAAGAAAACCCTGTTTGGAAATTAAACAGATGAATCGATGTCATTGAAAAGAGTAGGACACATCACTGCTTGTGTAAGAAGACAAATACTAGTTTGCTTTGTTGCTGAGAAACAGAGTGGAGGTTGGGATTATTGAGCAAATTAAGTGTGTGCGATGTTGGATCCACACAAGTTCACATCATCAGAGTTACGAATACAGTTAAGGTGAAAACTCAAGACAACAACACTGAAAGTTCGGGCAATTACGACAAAAACGATAGCTCCACCAGGTGTGGCAGGTGAAGGACGAGGCCAGCGAATGAACGCTGCATTATTGGCTCTCTGATGTCTCTGGACCAGAAAACATTATTATGAAACAGTTCCTGTACCTACACAACTGTACTTTTCTAGAACCAGTGATGCTGACTTCCAGGGAGCAAGAATTCCCAGAATGGTTGTGCTGGATAATGTTAACATCATTGTACTTTTCTAGAACGGTTTATCTCTAAGGTTGTGTTGCATAAAAATTACTCTCCTTGACTACTTTCAGCATACATCTCTGCACTACTGTGGTATGCCACCAAAACAGATTTCTCCACATAAAAATGGAACAAAACAGATCCTTTCACATGCCTGTGGATTGGAGCAGACAAAGCCTGTGGATTTCTTGTAACTCACAGAGCAAATTACTGATGCAGAGCAACAGAGCATAGACTGAATACTACTGTACAACAAAACAGAGTAAGGGGATCGATCGGCAGCAGGTACCTTCATGATGCCGATGACGGTGCCGCGGCGGTCGGGGAAGTTCTCGACGGCGGTGACAACGTCGGCCGTGTTCATGAAGGTCTGCGCCTGCGCGGCGAGCAGCATGTAGAGGCAAACGAGCGGGAGCGGGGCGGGGACGACACCCGCGACGGCGAGCCACATGGGGAGGTACCCTGCGGCGCAGAGCGCGGCGCCGGTGAGGAGGACGATCCAGGGGTGTCGGCGCCCTCCCGCGGGCGCCCACGCGGCGAGGAGGCCCGAGAGGACCCCGACGTTGGCGCCGACGTCCttgaagaaggcgacggcgtcGAGCGCGGACTGGTCGTAGCCCTGCGACGCCTTGAGCGCCGGCGAGTAGACGCCGAAGCAGTAGCTGCCGCCCGCGAAGCACTGGATCAGCGCGCTCGCCGCCAGCGCCGACCACCGCGTCCtggccgccatcgccgccgcaaCACAAGAGGAAGAAAAGAATGTCTTTTTTAGCTCGGTGGCTTCAAGGACCTCTCTTTGCGCTGCCACGTGAGCTACGTGACACCCACTAGCCGCCATGTTTCACTGACAGCGTGGGCCCACTGAGAAGAAGCCATAGCAATTGTGAGAAGAAAATGGAGAATGTTTTTCTTTTTCTAGGAGAAGGTGACTTTTTTTAATTTGAGCATGATTATCGAACAATCAATTTCTTAGCATGGATCCAAGCCAAGTTGTTGAGGCATTTTTTCTTTTGCATGATTAGTAATGCATCTGAACGTTGTTATTTGTTATAATCCAAATGAATTTTG
This genomic window contains:
- the LOC109755984 gene encoding AAA-ATPase ASD, mitochondrial, which encodes MMVERWAGFGSAMATVIFLWSVVQNYVPPTFRLYLTAWAAKVAACFNPYLQITISEYGAERFQRSDFFLAIEAYLSDACARRARKLKAELVKDSKNLRVTVDDHEEVTDDFSGTTIWWYASKRQSKAQVITFYPGEDERRFYKVVFHRRHRDLVVDSYLPFVLGEGRAVTVKNRQRRLFTNNASRNWNPYRSKSVWSHVPFEHPATFDTLAMHPDEKEAIVDDLMAFQESKDYYAKVGKAWKRGYLLYGPPGTGKSTMIAAMANFLDYDVYDLELTAVKNNTELRKLFIETTGKSIIVIEDIDCSIDLTGKRRKDKKASSDKDSDDDDKPKLPMDPEKDDATKVTLSGLLNFIDGLWSACGGERIIIFTTNHKDKLDPALIRRGRMDKHIEMSYCRFEGFKVLAKNYLDVIEHELFEEIQRLLKETDMSPADVAENLMPMSKKKKRDPDLCLSGLVKALKQAKEDAAAAAAAKAKEEEEAKEAEAKKDKEKEEAGLKKANEENKGKDKAPEEANGDIKEGDK
- the LOC109755986 gene encoding AAA-ATPase ASD, mitochondrial, coding for MAAMVEKWAGLGSAMASIIFLWSMVQNHVPVTLRLYLTAWAAKLAACFSPYLQITILENSAERFQQSEFFYAVEAYLSDACSRRASRLKAELGSDSSNLQVSVDDHEEVTDEFSGVTLWWYASKKHSKGNVISFYPGEDERRFYKVVFHRSHRDLIVDSYLPFVLAEGRAVIVKNRQRRLFTNCGGRRRRYLRNSVWDHVKFEHPATFDTLAMDTDQKEAIMDDLIAFKDGKEYYTKVGKPWKRGYLLYGPPGTGKSTMIAAMANFLDYDVYDLELTSVKNNTELRKLFIEMTSKSIIVIEDIDCSIDLTGKRRKDKKASSNKDSDNEYEPDPTEPRKDDESKVTLSGLLNFIDGLWSASGGERIFIFTTNHKEKLDPALIRRGRMDKHIEMSYCRFEGFKVLAKNYLDIVEHVLFGEIRQLLEETDMSPADVAENLMPMSKKKKKDPNMCLAGLIAALKQAKKDAVTTAAVAKAKEEEEAEAKKAKEKEEPKEDK
- the LOC109755985 gene encoding protein NUCLEAR FUSION DEFECTIVE 4; protein product: MAASGCHVAHVAAQREVLEATELKKTFFSSSCVAAAMAARTRWSALAASALIQCFAGGSYCFGVYSPALKASQGYDQSALDAVAFFKDVGANVGVLSGLLAAWAPAGGRRHPWIVLLTGAALCAAGYLPMWLAVAGVVPAPLPLVCLYMLLAAQAQTFMNTADVVTAVENFPDRRGTVIGIMKGFLGLSGAILVQVQRTLRIDPGSFILMLAILPTAIALLLMYFVDVHSAHQRYNKKFLDAFSLMAVTVAGFLMVVIICDQVFVISSAGQSVCFAILLLLIMSPVAIVVWAQRSESKQREEPTSEEQTGLLLHEETAQQDSENASSSTPLAGSNSQDMLSEKAENLNVVQAMCKLDFWLLFLAMACGMGSGLATVNNISQIGGSLGYTSRETSTLVSLWSIWNFSGRFGAGYVSDHFLRSRGVSRPFFIAATLLVMGVGHAIISSGFHASLYIGSVLVGLCYGSQWALMPSITSEIFGLNHFGTIFNTVAVASPVGSYILSVRVVGFIYDKESPQGELACAGKHCFALSFMIMACVCVFGSAVAFVLFIRTRKFYRRVIYARLLSFVDK